A genome region from Marinobacter panjinensis includes the following:
- a CDS encoding gluconokinase produces the protein MSDVKNVRETQETRVPKVVVMGVSGCGKSLTGTLLASELGVPFYDADDYHSRANVEKMAAGIPLTDADRLGWLDDLAKLMRREEGGLVLACSALKRAYRERLRNGNPQACFVYLKGDFETIWARHSRRTDHYFNGRAMLESQFQLLEEPGADEKAVVVDVSGTPEQVIGHCLARLGYDRHL, from the coding sequence ATGAGTGACGTAAAAAATGTGCGTGAGACGCAGGAAACAAGGGTGCCCAAAGTGGTTGTAATGGGTGTGTCCGGGTGCGGCAAGAGCCTCACCGGGACCCTGCTGGCCAGCGAACTGGGGGTTCCGTTTTACGATGCGGACGATTACCACAGCCGCGCCAACGTTGAAAAAATGGCGGCCGGTATTCCGCTGACCGATGCGGACCGCCTTGGCTGGCTGGATGACCTGGCGAAGCTGATGCGAAGGGAAGAGGGCGGACTGGTTCTGGCCTGTTCGGCCCTTAAACGTGCCTACCGCGAGCGCTTGCGGAATGGCAACCCACAAGCTTGCTTTGTCTATCTCAAGGGGGATTTTGAAACCATCTGGGCGCGGCATTCCAGGCGCACGGATCATTACTTCAATGGCCGCGCGATGCTGGAGAGCCAGTTTCAGCTATTGGAAGAGCCGGGGGCGGATGAAAAGGCCGTTGTCGTCGATGTATCCGGCACGCCGGAACAGGTGATCGGCCACTGCCTGGCCCGGCTCGGGTATGATAGGCACCTTTGA
- a CDS encoding substrate-binding domain-containing protein produces MVKNKRPTLQDIADRVGATKMTVSRCLRGADNVSEPMRERIFAEAEVLGYIPNRAPDLLSRSTSHAIGVLLPSLTNQVFADVIKGVESVTEPAGYHLMLSHYGYSSEIEERSLSSLLSYNVDGVILSESQHTERTLRMLQTAGVPTVEIMDTHSAPFEQAVGFDNVSAARDMVREMIRLGRRRVVYLAVRLDARTLQRQEGYSQAMEEEGLIPVTLRSEQRSSFSVGATLMARILEENPDTDGIFCTNDDVAIGAFFECQRRGIPVPERIAIAGFHGHDVGRVMVPPLASVITPREAVGQRAAEELLARLGGAGISQQRIDLGYRIERGGTL; encoded by the coding sequence ATGGTAAAGAATAAACGCCCCACATTGCAGGATATTGCAGACCGGGTTGGTGCCACCAAGATGACGGTCAGCCGTTGTCTGCGTGGCGCCGACAATGTCTCCGAGCCCATGCGGGAGCGAATCTTTGCCGAGGCGGAAGTGCTGGGGTACATCCCCAACCGTGCGCCGGACCTGCTTTCCAGGTCCACCAGCCATGCCATCGGTGTCCTGCTTCCGTCCCTGACCAACCAGGTGTTTGCGGATGTCATCAAGGGCGTGGAATCGGTCACCGAGCCTGCCGGTTATCACCTGATGCTGTCCCACTACGGGTACAGCTCCGAGATCGAGGAGCGCAGCCTGTCTTCCCTGTTATCGTACAACGTGGACGGTGTGATTCTCTCTGAAAGCCAGCACACCGAGCGTACGCTGCGGATGCTGCAGACCGCCGGGGTACCAACGGTGGAAATCATGGACACGCATTCGGCGCCGTTCGAGCAGGCTGTCGGGTTCGACAACGTCAGCGCCGCCCGGGACATGGTGCGGGAAATGATCCGGCTCGGGCGAAGGCGGGTGGTCTATCTTGCGGTGCGGCTGGATGCCCGAACTCTGCAGCGCCAGGAAGGGTACAGTCAGGCCATGGAAGAGGAAGGGCTGATACCGGTAACCCTGCGCAGCGAACAGCGTTCGTCTTTCAGTGTCGGCGCCACCCTGATGGCGAGAATACTGGAGGAGAACCCCGACACCGATGGCATCTTCTGCACCAACGACGACGTTGCCATCGGTGCGTTTTTCGAGTGCCAGCGCCGGGGCATCCCGGTGCCCGAGCGGATCGCCATCGCCGGCTTTCATGGTCACGATGTTGGTCGTGTCATGGTGCCACCACTGGCAAGCGTGATCACGCCACGGGAAGCGGTGGGCCAGCGAGCCGCCGAAGAGTTGCTTGCTCGCCTGGGTGGTGCCGGCATCAGCCAGCAGCGTATCGACCTGGGTTACCGGATTGAGCGTGGAGGCACCCTTTAG